Proteins from one Neodiprion fabricii isolate iyNeoFabr1 chromosome 5, iyNeoFabr1.1, whole genome shotgun sequence genomic window:
- the LOC124182317 gene encoding uncharacterized protein LOC124182317, which yields MTAGHNDGATTIVLVFVLLLNVMLQIECLAGIETDSVGKTGQESAEKSPAFVENDLLAPMSFGTNNSTVIVAQTGSNALVPCIVKNIGDSMHVSWIRRRGVQQLLTVGLTTYASDERFQAIHFQHSEDWTLQIKYVQQRDAGIYECQVSTHPPSSIFLLLQVVDAHTEIDGPMEKFVRPDSTLLLHCVVKKSTEIPSFFFWYHNSRMVNYDTDRGYNVSTDLSGKESWLEVSRATSRHSGNYTCVASNAKSTRVLIHIFNGDNPAAMQHSAAASSTINLYPLYLVITVVLNNFIAAVLSRRVHTSNENIKIKYFR from the exons ATGACGGCAGGACATAACGATGGTGCTACAACGATTGTCCTTGTATTTGTTCTATTACTCAACGTCATGCTACAGATCG AGTGTTTAGCCGGCATCGAGACGGATAGCGTAGGAAAAACTGGACAAGAATCTGCCGAAAAATCACCGGCATTTGTCGAAAACGATTTGTTAGCCCCCATGAGTTTTGGGACTAATAACTCTACAGTAATAGTCGCACAGACTGGATCAAATGCTCTCGTACCATGCATCGTGAAAAATATCGGCGACAGTATGCAT GTATCGTGGATAAGAAGAAGAGGCGTCCAGCAATTGTTAACCGTCGGTTTAACGACGTATGCGAGCGATGAGCGTTTCCAGGCGATACATTTTCAACACAGCGAAGACTGGACGCTTCAAATAAAATACGTCCAGCAACGTGACGCAGGAATTTACGAATGTCAAGTGTCTACACACCCTCCGTCCAGCATATTTCTATTGCTACAGGTGGTCG ATGCACACACGGAAATAGACGGGCCGATGGAAAAATTCGTCAGACCCGATAGCACGCTGTTGTTGCACTGTGTTGTTAAAAAATCGACCGAGATaccgtcattttttttttggtaccATAATTCTCGTATGGTGAACTACGATACCGATCGAGGATATAACGTTAGCACAGATTTATCGGGAAAAGAAAGTTGGCTAGAAGTTTCCAGAGCGACGTCACGTCATTCCGGAAATTATACATGCGTCGCGAGTAACGCGAAATCGACGCGTGTTctaatacatatattcaacGGGGATAATCCAGCGGCAATGCAGCATAGTGCAGCCGCATCTTCTACCATAAATTTATATCCTCTATATCTTGTTATTACGGTTGTCCTTAATAACTTTATCGCTGCGGTTTTATCGCGGCGCGTACATACGTccaatgaaaatatcaaaattaaataCTTTCGATGA